A stretch of Anaerolineae bacterium DNA encodes these proteins:
- a CDS encoding class II fructose-bisphosphate aldolase — MALVTSKELLRQAQREGYAVGAFNANNLEMIQAVIEAAEEEQAPVIVQISEGAIRYAGLAYLANAVQTGARQASVPVVLHLDHGSGFETNVRCLQAGFTSLMFDGSALPYEENVAITALIVRAAHACGIPVEAELGQVLQERDRVTADQVSSHMTNPSLAHEFVSQTGCDSLAIAVGSVHAMRAQEAELDLDRIRACAAVVDVPLVLHGSSGVTEDSIREAIRCGIAKINVGTYIAAGFSETVRTQSAAQADEYDMRKIIGPARDEVRRRVREKIRLFGSSGRATPLSPRSTPGADSALGFVAAE; from the coding sequence ATGGCACTGGTCACCAGCAAGGAGCTGCTTCGGCAGGCGCAACGCGAGGGCTACGCCGTGGGCGCCTTCAACGCCAACAACCTGGAGATGATCCAGGCCGTCATCGAGGCCGCCGAGGAGGAACAGGCCCCTGTCATCGTCCAGATCAGCGAGGGGGCCATCCGCTACGCCGGCCTCGCCTATCTGGCAAACGCGGTACAGACTGGGGCTCGCCAGGCCTCGGTGCCGGTGGTTCTGCACCTCGATCACGGCAGCGGCTTCGAGACCAACGTGCGCTGCCTGCAGGCCGGGTTCACCTCGCTCATGTTCGACGGCTCGGCCCTGCCCTACGAGGAGAACGTGGCCATCACCGCTCTCATCGTCCGCGCTGCCCACGCCTGCGGCATCCCTGTGGAGGCCGAGCTGGGCCAGGTGCTCCAGGAACGCGACCGAGTCACTGCCGACCAGGTCTCCAGCCACATGACCAATCCCAGTCTGGCCCATGAGTTCGTCAGCCAGACCGGATGCGACAGCCTGGCCATCGCCGTGGGCTCCGTACATGCTATGCGAGCTCAGGAAGCTGAGCTGGACCTGGATCGCATCCGCGCCTGTGCCGCCGTGGTGGATGTTCCTCTCGTGCTGCACGGCTCCTCCGGCGTGACCGAGGACAGCATCAGGGAAGCAATCAGGTGCGGGATAGCCAAGATCAACGTGGGCACCTACATCGCTGCCGGTTTCAGCGAGACCGTCCGTACCCAGTCCGCCGCTCAAGCTGACGAGTACGACATGCGGAAGATCATCGGCCCCGCCCGAGACGAGGTGAGAAGGCGAGTGCGGGAGAAGATCCGGCTCTTCGGTTCGTCCGGCAGAGCCACGCCCCTCTCGCCCAGGTCGACACCCGGAGCCGATTCCGCCCTGGGCTTCGTGGCGGCGGAGTGA
- a CDS encoding ABC transporter permease, whose product MSAILTILRHEFITVVRRRSFMVLVVGLPLLAGLVVTFLNLTAPSQEDIVRLALPEAPSAPQGYVDLAGIVKAIPDPLAGSYVAFPSLEEARRAEAAGRISGFFVVPQDFITSGQVAFYSRDFNPLAAEGRAAPFRFVLLSNLTDDLALTSLLWEPVRLQEVALEAKQDEGSSDVVSYWLPYGMIMLLFMSLTFSSGWLLQSVANEKDTRMMEVMLSSVSPVQMLAGKTLGLGAAGLLQLVIWLATASLLLTLGGRGLSIPEGFELGLDTLAWGLVLFILGYLVYASLIAGLGALAPSLKDASQATFLVYLPMILPLWFINSIVNQPNGALAVVLSLVPFTAPVAMIARLVRVSPPAWQLALAVVLLLATAYLAVQGVARLFQAQTLLSGQSLSLAGVRRALRAR is encoded by the coding sequence ATGAGTGCCATCCTGACCATTCTACGGCATGAGTTCATCACCGTCGTCAGACGGCGTTCCTTCATGGTCCTGGTGGTAGGTCTCCCCCTGCTGGCTGGCCTGGTTGTCACCTTCCTCAACCTCACCGCTCCCAGCCAGGAGGACATAGTCAGGCTGGCCCTCCCGGAGGCTCCCTCCGCGCCCCAGGGATACGTGGACCTGGCCGGGATAGTGAAGGCCATCCCTGATCCACTAGCAGGCTCGTACGTGGCCTTCCCCTCGCTCGAAGAAGCCAGGCGAGCCGAGGCCGCTGGGCGGATATCGGGCTTCTTCGTGGTGCCACAGGACTTCATCACCAGCGGTCAAGTGGCGTTCTATAGCCGCGATTTCAACCCTCTGGCAGCCGAGGGTCGGGCAGCACCTTTCCGCTTCGTGCTCCTCTCCAACCTGACGGACGACCTCGCGCTCACCTCGCTGCTGTGGGAACCGGTGCGTTTGCAGGAGGTCGCCCTGGAAGCAAAGCAGGACGAGGGCTCCTCCGACGTCGTCTCGTACTGGCTGCCTTACGGCATGATCATGCTCCTGTTCATGTCGCTAACCTTCTCCTCGGGCTGGCTGCTGCAGAGCGTGGCAAACGAGAAGGACACGCGCATGATGGAGGTAATGCTCTCGAGCGTGTCCCCGGTACAGATGCTGGCCGGGAAGACGTTGGGGCTCGGGGCCGCCGGCCTGCTCCAGCTGGTCATCTGGTTGGCGACCGCTAGTCTCCTCCTTACCCTCGGGGGGCGAGGTCTCAGTATCCCCGAGGGCTTCGAGCTCGGGCTGGACACCCTGGCCTGGGGGCTTGTGCTTTTCATCCTGGGCTATCTGGTCTACGCCTCCCTGATAGCCGGGCTGGGTGCCCTCGCTCCCAGCCTCAAAGATGCCAGCCAGGCCACCTTCCTGGTGTACCTGCCCATGATCCTCCCGCTCTGGTTCATCAACAGCATCGTGAATCAGCCCAACGGAGCGCTTGCCGTCGTCCTGAGCCTGGTGCCCTTCACGGCGCCGGTGGCCATGATAGCTCGGTTGGTGCGGGTATCACCTCCGGCCTGGCAGCTGGCGCTAGCTGTCGTGCTGCTGCTCGCCACCGCCTACCTGGCGGTTCAGGGAGTGGCCCGGCTGTTCCAGGCCCAGACCCTCCTGTCCGGCCAGTCGCTCAGCCTGGCCGGCGTTCGGCGGGCTCTCCGCGCCCGCTGA
- a CDS encoding ABC transporter permease, whose product MRPDMVRVVAFSEYGRRMRQRGFVLGSLLVPLLVVVAIAIAGFLSASAESVGKPLGVVDLAGVLSDPQPLPEAGAPEFVLYHDAEAARRAVDDGVLDAAFVIAPNYSTTREVTSYSPGDLPRQARDGFRAWLRWNLAQPLPEGQRERASKGVDLVVRSLDGRREFSESSWPNVVIPFLAAILFFMIVISSSGNALSAVVDEKETRTMEIIVTSISPNEIMAGKIAAIFAIGLTQMLAWAVVVAVGLVVARQHFEELSAFRLDWSYVVLIAATFLPAYVLIASLLAAIGSIASETREGSQLSVLVTLPTFVPAWFTPLIISNPNGLASVALTMFPLTAPLTLSIRWAFTSIPVWQLLLSLGLLLASAVGSVFLAARVFRAGMLRYGQRLSWDEVRRAIRGQTA is encoded by the coding sequence GTGAGACCGGACATGGTCAGGGTGGTGGCTTTCTCCGAGTACGGCCGCCGCATGCGGCAGCGCGGTTTCGTGCTTGGGTCGCTGCTGGTGCCTCTCCTAGTGGTAGTTGCCATAGCCATCGCCGGGTTCCTTAGTGCATCGGCGGAGTCGGTGGGCAAACCGTTGGGGGTAGTTGACCTAGCCGGCGTGCTGAGCGATCCTCAGCCCCTCCCTGAGGCAGGGGCTCCTGAGTTCGTCCTCTATCACGACGCGGAAGCAGCCCGGCGCGCCGTTGATGATGGCGTGCTGGATGCCGCCTTCGTCATCGCTCCCAACTATAGCACCACCAGAGAGGTGACCTCGTACAGCCCGGGCGACCTTCCCCGGCAGGCCAGAGACGGATTCCGCGCCTGGCTGCGGTGGAACCTGGCCCAGCCACTGCCGGAGGGGCAGCGCGAGCGTGCCTCTAAGGGAGTGGACCTAGTCGTGCGCTCGCTGGACGGGCGACGCGAGTTCAGTGAGAGTAGCTGGCCCAACGTAGTCATCCCCTTCCTGGCGGCCATTCTGTTCTTCATGATCGTCATCAGCAGCTCAGGGAATGCACTGTCCGCAGTCGTAGACGAGAAGGAGACGCGGACGATGGAGATCATCGTCACCTCCATCTCCCCCAACGAGATCATGGCCGGGAAGATCGCCGCCATCTTCGCCATCGGGCTGACCCAGATGCTCGCCTGGGCTGTCGTAGTGGCGGTCGGCCTCGTGGTGGCCAGGCAGCATTTCGAGGAACTGAGCGCCTTCAGGCTGGACTGGTCTTACGTCGTCCTGATCGCCGCCACCTTCCTGCCTGCCTACGTCCTGATAGCCAGCCTGCTTGCCGCCATCGGCTCCATCGCTAGCGAGACGCGCGAGGGCTCGCAGTTGTCGGTGTTGGTAACCCTACCCACATTCGTGCCTGCCTGGTTCACCCCTCTTATCATAAGCAACCCTAACGGTCTGGCCTCCGTGGCTCTGACCATGTTCCCCCTCACGGCTCCCCTCACCCTTAGCATCCGCTGGGCCTTCACCAGCATCCCTGTTTGGCAGCTACTGCTGAGCCTGGGCTTGCTGCTGGCTTCGGCCGTCGGGTCCGTCTTCCTGGCGGCGCGAGTCTTCCGGGCCGGCATGCTTCGGTACGGCCAGCGCCTGAGCTGGGATGAGGTGCGCCGGGCTATCAGAGGGCAGACAGCATGA